ccaaaaattctatatcattttcaatcaacaatatgtcatctacatatagtattagaaatgctatagagctcccactcactttcttgtaaatacagacttcaccgaaattctgtataaaaccatatgctttgagcacttcatcaaagtgtatattccaactccgagatgcttgcaccagtccatagatggattgctggagcttgcacactttgttagcacctttaggatcgacaaaactttctggttgcatcatatacaactcttctttaggaaatccattaaggaatgcagttttgacatccatttgccagatttcataatcataaaatgcggcaattgctaacatgattcggacggacttaagcacgggtgagaaagtctcatcatagtcgaccccttgaacttgtcgaaaaccttttgcgacaagtcgagctttgtagacagtaacattaccatcagcgtcagtcttcttcttgaagatccatttatcctctatggcttgccgatcttcgggcaagtccacactttgttctcatacatggatcctatctcagatttcatggcctcaagccatcagtcggaatctgggctcatcatagcttcttcaaagttcgtaggttcgccttggtctaataacatgacttccagaacaggattaccgtaccactctggtgcgaatcatgctctggttgacctacgaggttcagtagcaacttgatctgaagtttcatgatcattatcatttgcttcctctctagttggtgtaggcatcacgggaatggatttctctgatgtgctactttccaattcgagagaaggtacgattacctcatcaagttctactttcctcccactcacttctttcgagagaaactccttctctagaaaggtttccTTTTTGGCAATAAaaattcttgccttcggatctgtggtagaaggtgtacccaattgtttccttagggtatcctatgaagacgcacttctccgatttgggttcgagcttatcaggccgaagccttttgacataagtgtcgcaaccccaaactttaagaaacgacagcttacgtttcttgccaaaccatagttcatacggtgtcgtctcaacggatttagacggtgccctatttaacgtgaatgcggctgtctctaatgcataactccaaaacgatagtggcaaattggtaagagacatcatagaacgcaccatatcgaataaagtacggttatgatgttcggacacactattacgctgtggtgttccaggtggcgtgaattgtgaaactatttcacattgttttatatgaaggccgcgtgcttcaatactcatcggaccacatacatcggtatgtactatttccaataagtcattagctcgctccattgttccagacaacggagtttagtcatcttgcccatgagacatggtatacaagtatcaaatgattcataatcaagtgattccaaaaatccacctgcatggagtttcttcatgcgttttgcaccaatataacctaaacagcagtgccaaaCTCGTTACccaaatatttgcctccgcaatCAGattgtaaaaactttattttcttgttacaatgattctccaatttactatgaaattctttaaactttttaaatgtttcagactgtgttttattaagtagatatacccatatctgctaaaatcatctccgaaggtcggaaaataatgatattgccgcgtgcttcaatactcatcagaccacatacatcggtatgtactatttccaataagtcattagctcgctccattgttccggagaacggagtttagtcatcttgcccatgaggcatggttcacaagtatcaagtgattccaaaaacctacctgcatggagtttctttatgcgctttacaccaatataacctaaacagcagtgccacaagtatgttgaattatcattatcaattttgcatcttttagcatcaatattatgaatatgtgtatcactatgatcgagattcaataaatcattcacattggatgtatgaccatagaaggttttattcatgtaaacagaacaacaattattttttGATTTAAATGAATGATGGATTAGAGCTAATTGCAATAGGTTACACCAATAGGTGGTGTTTTGTGCAACAAACCCAAGAATAGGTGTTCTATGCAAATTTGACCCCAATAGGTGATGGTTTGTGCAATTTTCTTCCCATGGGAAATTAGCATATGTAAAAAATTATTAACCCGCTCATCTTTCTAATATATGATTTCAACCACCCTGGGATGTTGTGAAACCAAGACGATCACAGCTTTCCTCTTCTTTTACCACACGTTGCAGTGTCTGCGAAATATGACAAAAATGTACTGCTGTGGAAACCCGGAGGGGTTTTACCTAGTCCTACATGCCATCACTAACAGACCATCAAGATTAGCAACCTTTCATGGTCTAACAATGTCAAGGAGGAAAGAAGATGAAAAAAAAAACTAAGCAGAAAACGTGCACCTACATTGTTTGTGTCTATTGTGTGCGCATCTCAGAAAAAACGATGAGTTGACTCGACACTTAAAGGAAAACTAGAGCCACATTCTTTGCGGTAACACCGGATCATCTGATATGTATGTACATCAATCCAAATTGTCAATACAACACTGAAAAAACAAAGGCATGACGACCATGTACGGGAAAAAGTTAACTGTATTATTCCGTCTTTTTTTACTGTAGACGGACACTGCCTGTTGGCTAAAACAGGGAGATTACGGGCAGCATCTGGCTCATTTTATCTACTGGCCAAAGTTCCCGAGAAGGCGCTCCACAGCAGCATGTACGTTCCCAGAAGTGGCCATCAGTGCCCGGATATTCTCTGCAGTGTCGAAGAACCCCATTTCTTGGAGCTGGCCGAGTTGCGTTGCATAGAGTTCCTCCGGTGGCACTGAGATAACGGGGAAACGAATATCAGCCGACGGAACACAATAAGAGCAGGCAAATTCTCAAGACGGCAGTGTATACAAACCATTGGAGGCATTTGGTACACCTAAGCCACCTCCAGCACCAAGCCCACTAAGCATGCCCATCAAGGTGTCCAGGCCAACATTTCCCCGCGTGCCTGTATTTGTTCAGACACTGCCTCAACAAAGGTATGATAAAATGTGTTTATCTAGACAGAACTTAAGATCTCTGCACTGCACATCTAGTTTTGCTTCAGAACTGAGCGCTACGTAAAAATTCTGTTCAATATCCAGGTAGCACCGCAAAGCAGCTGGACAGTAGATCAGAGACATTACAAATAAAAAATGGCTCCATAGCGGTGGTATCAAGGCGTATGGAACTACAATCTGTTTTTCAGTTAACAAATCCAAATGAGTGGAACAGTATTTTGGTCAGAGGCGGCCCATTTCCATTTTGAAGAAACATATCACATGATTCAGAATCAGGAAATCATCAATAATTGACTGTAGGCCAAATGATTCTGTGAACTTCTAACTTCTAATGTTTAATTCAGTAATTATCTTGAAAAAAAGAAAATCACCTTAGTAGTTTAGAGTTACCAATGAACAgattgtaatgattctaatgctACAACAGTATACCCTAACACATCGCGGAGCAGAAACTTTATGAACATGAACCAAGCAGAGCGTGTATAGAAAAGCAATTCTTGCCACAGGAGatcctttttttttgcgggaacacaGGAGATCAACTACAAACAACATAAGAGAACTCTGGAGCATTCACATCAAACCTGACATAGTAATCCATATCAAGGAAGAAGAGATTATGCATAAAGAACATAATAATAATCAAGAACAATTACCTGTGCCATTGCCCCCTAGGTTACCAGCCCTGAAAAGAAAAGACTCAGCAAACGCATAATTGCACCCTCAAAAGATAAACATAACTGCACTTCATAATCTCTATTTTATTTAATTTCATAAAAAAAAGGGGTGATACAATCATGCTATTGAATTAGAGTGTTACTTTTTCCcttttttctcgcaaaaaaaagagtTACTCACTGGCTAGGTTGATTTTGGCCAAGCTGTGATGACAGTGTCTGCTGGAATGAGAGTAATTGCTGCGCAGAACAAATACAAATTTTATCAGAAAATAAAATACGAGAACAGTTGTTAACTTGCATCACAACAGATTTTACCTGCAAAGCCTCTGGGGATGCCATCTGGCGAAGAAATTCTGGGTTTTGGAACATATCCCTCAACTGAGTGTTTGACTCCATCAGGCTACGTGCATTTGGGTTCATGCTAAGCAACTGTGGGACAAGCAAATGTTACAGAATGATCCAAGGTCATCTCCAaaaatcataaaagaactagttTTGAAAAATATTGGACCTGGTTCATTGACTGTGGGTCAGACATAATGTTCTGCATCATCTGCATCATAGCAGGGTTTTGCAGCATCTGACTCAAAAGAGCAGCATCAGGTGGACCACCAAGCATACTCCCCAAATCTGCTGAACCCAACCCTCCTAGACCACCTGCAGCACCAGTTCTTGCATTCCCACCAAGACCACCGAGCAGGCTGCTCAAATCTGCTGAACCCAGCCCTCCTGGGCCACCAGTTGCACCAGCCCTGGGACTAGCAGCAGGACCTGACCGTGTTGTTCCTTGCGCACCCCCAGCTGGGAAAATATAATAGTATCACAGGCAATTATCAGCAGCTGTGAGAATAAAAATACTACCACATGTAattatcaacattcaacaacaaaacaaacaaaaaactctAAATAACTAGAACCTACCATTGTTGCTCCAGGGGTTTGGAAGTGGATTAGTATTTGGAACAGGGGTTCCTGTTGTGGACTCTGGGCCGGTAGTTGGAGCATTGCCGGCTTGGTTAGGCCCCTGATTTCCAAGAAGAGCTGCAAACGGGTTAGAGGCCGGGGTGCCTTCCCCACCCCCTCCCATTGTTGTTGCATTAAGAAAAGGCTCCTGTACAGTTTCATACATACGCCGGAGCATATTAAACCCTTCAGGGGAAGCTTCGATGTTGCTCATTGCTCTGTCTGTGTTCCGCATCATCTCCCTCATAATTTCAGGGTTTCTTGCAGCTTCAAGGGTCTGGCGGAGAACACTAGGATCATTGAGGACATGGGCAAGATCTGGATTCCGATCAATAATATCACGCATTTGTGGATTATTCATAATCATATTGCGTATTAGATCAGGGTTATTCATGAGACTCTGCATCATTGGCATGTTCATTATCTCCCTCATAAGGTTGGGATTCTGGCTCAACTGTTGCTGCATTTGATCTAATTCCGGAAGTCCAGCCCCAAATAAACCTGCTGGCCTGCCACTAGCAGCTCCAGTAGCACCAAGGCCTGGAAATAAGCCTCCAAGACCACCTGCAGGGCCACTGGTAGGAGTAGTTGAAGCTTGGGGGCTTGCTGCAGCAGGTGCTCCTGATGCTGCTGGTTGGGCAACGCCTCGCACCAAGTGAATGGTGTGATCTGTCTCAACACCTGGAAAATACAAGTAGCATAGAAAAATGCTTAATAACACGAAGATCTAAATGACAGGTCAGCATTACCATGGAAAGAAAGATTGCAATTGCATCCTTGCATGTGCCAAAACCATATGCAGGAGTTTGTAATACAGTAAGATAGTGCACCTTGCTACCATACCGTGAATCATCGTAAAATAATTTGCTAATAACAACCAAATAATTACATTTTGGAACATAAGAAGCCAACTGTTACAGACTCATACAAGAATTACCAGTTTTctcccaaaataaaataaaaaatccaAAGATGGAATTTAATGTTTTTTCATGAAAAGTATTAGTGATGCAACAAATTCATTGGAAAGCATTTGCTCCATGCAAGGGCATGTAGCATCTGCCAGTCTTTTGCAGACTGTTCCCTGCATTTTCCCAACACAAAGTGTAGCATTAGTGCCCTATGTGTGTGTGATTCTGTAATATAATAGTCAAAAAATACGGAAACATGCCATAACTCCAGTGACTGTGGTTGTAATGACACTATTTTGTAAAATAAGAAGTCGACCATTTAGGAACAAAAACATTATGCATTTTCATTAGGATTCAACTATAAACTCCACCGGCTTTCTCAGTTTACCAGAATATATAGTGACTTACTAAAAATACATCAACAAATTTTACATACTTCCCCAGAGTAACATAAATTTTACACTGAACAATCAATTGACACAAATTTACTACACTCTACAAACTACATTCAACAATCAAACGCTATGCCAAATTTCACACAAGAAATTACTGGAACTTCCTTATGATGATCCTTAAGCTAACATACTAATTCCCCACTCCACCTCAAGCAAATCCAGTAAATCTCTTAAGAATTGACCTGTAGCTGTGTAATGATACATGCACAAGTAACGGAAGCTAAAATCCACAACGCTTGGAATTAAACTCGTGCCACGACAAGAGAAGCTTCCTTCAGCTTCAGCTTCTTCTATTGCTATATAAAACATCTACGCCAACGGTATCCGTTGTCGCTAACACACCGCACTGTCTACCCGCATCAACCAATCACCCGTGTAGTATCAGCTAGCACAGCGCATAAGCATACTGTTGCATCTGATCCACACCAGCACGCTCCCAACCAACAAACGGGCATTGCAAATTTGCAATTCACGCAAGGGGCCGGCCAATTCGACCCCACCGAAGCCAAACCGCGACCTTATTCCCCGTATCCGTGTGTTGTGCACGCACCGTAGCTTTCTAGGGTTTGCTCGTCCTTGAGGATCCGGCCCTTGTAGATCAGGCGCTGCTGCGGCGCCGGCACGTCGCAGCTCCCGGCCACGACCTCCTTGAACGCCCCGACCGTCTCGCCCAGGTCCGCCTGCAGGGTGAACTTGGCGCCGTTGGCGCACCGGATGTTGAGCGTCGCCCGCGCGCCCGAGGGCGGGGACTCGCTCCCGGCCCCCTCGCCGTCGCCTGCTCCGCCCATGCCCTCGGCCGAGGCTCGATCCGGTCGGGTCAGGGGGCGTGGGCTGCGATTGGGTTCTGCCGTGTGCGCGTGAGCTTTGCGAGTTTTTTTTTTTCCCTCTTCCCTTCCCTTGCTCGGAGAGAGaagaaagagaggagaagaagaagcaaaTCGGCCGTGGACGCGAGGGATTTAACGGCGGAGGGCGCCGCGGGGTAGGGGTGGCGGACGGCGTGGATTCGTTGCGTGCGGTGGGGGCGCTGGGTGAGGTGTGATACCGGGTGGGGGGGCCCTCGTGGACCGCCACCGCAAGAGTCGGTGACCGGAAGGTTCTAGCGTTCGAGTCAGGGGAGGGTGTTCTCTATTCCGAACGGGTCCGTGGAATTTTCGGACGGATTGTGCGAATCTCAACGATTCCACGTAGTAGTGTACAGTCTGGCTCTTGGGTTGATTGTCATCTTTGCTCCCGGAGGTGATACAAGGCCAAAATCACTGTGTTTTGGCTCATGGCAGCATCGCACCCATTCATACTCATCCCCATCAGAATCCTCACCGATCCGCCCTGAACCGTTTCGCCCCGCGTTCCCTTCTCATCCCTTGGAAAGGTGATCTCGGAGGTGACCGTTCTGCCCTCATCTCCGTTGGCGTGGCCGTGGGTCCTTTACCCCTCCGACAATCGCTCCAGCGACGGGAGGCGAAGGGAACCCCGGCGCTGCTGCTCCGGCGAGTAGTTAGGCTGGGCTTTGTTCTTCACAAAGGCGGCGCATCGGTGGCGGGGTCGACACCGCGTCAGaataatttggccatgtttctttctCACCGACAGTGTTCCAATCGACGCTGTTGAGAAGCAGGTGGCCTCTTTGTCTCGTCAGTCATCAAATTTGGCAGTTTTAGGTTGTGTCGGCTCGTGTTCGGCGTCACCCTGGATGACAGCAGCTGCGGCCATGGCAGAGTGTGCAGAGGTTCTGAAGCGGGATGTGCAAAGGGCAGGGTGTTAATCCGCTCTTTCttcttttgttctttgcttttctccacatctttttcatctaatgagttGACAGTTTCGCCAATTTCTTCTTTCATACAAgtctgcaaaatattaatctcttctatGGCAGCagacattctctcaataaattctttaatataaGTTTTTTTACGATAGTGCCCCTTGTTCTTAGTTGTGCTCAGTTGTCCCCACGCTCTAAACTTTTGCTTACTTTTCCCCACCCTCTTATCTGAAACTCTCACACATAGTCAAACTGGAAGTTTGTCGTCGGGTCAATGGCTTCATCGTTAACTGTTGACGACTGGGGCCGCTTAGGGTTGGGTCCTCCTTTGATCGTTACgtgctgacgagtggggccgcaaGGAGACACATCGAAGCAGCTTGTCGGAAACATATCGGGCCGCTTAGGGTTGGGTCCTCCTTTGATCGTTACgtgctgacgagtggggccgcaaGGAGACACATCGGAGCAGCTTGTCGGAAACATATCGGGCCACTCCTGCaccgccccgcctcctcctccgtcgccgTCGTCGTGTCGTCCACCCTCAAGCCCTATTTCGTTCATTGGCGACGCCacgcctgtgacgcccggataattaggctacagtaatcacacgttaatgatgccacgtcaccacggttactgttgttaatctcgcattagttcacaaccgattcaaattcaaatttgaattcaagtcaaacaataaaagtttccaaacattaaaactaaaatgctctAAACGTGTCAAATAATTCATGACTAATAATGGTGTAGAAACCACATACATGAAACATGATTAAATGCTCAAAAGTAATTAACATGGtggctaaaacaattaaataaatgactttcgtattttataaaatcctaaaTTGTTTTATTTGAAAGCCAAGCTTTTTATGGCAGAGGCTTAATTTATAACACCAATTTAGGCGCTAATTATTTATCTTAATAGAGTTTAAATAAATTGAaagttaaaagaaaacagaaaaaaaatacaaaagagaaaacaaacaaaaaaagaaagaagaaaaccccctggaccgtggcccaactgggccaacccaccaggcccagccggccagcccacccactcccttaacccccccGNNNNNNNNNNNNNNNNNNNNNNNNNNNNNNNNNNNNNNNNNNNNNNNNNNNNNNNNNNNNNNNNNNNNNNNNNNNNNNNNNNNNNNNNNNNNNNNNNNNNNNNNNNNNNNNNNNNNNNNNNNNNNNNNNNNNNNNNNNNNNNNNNNNNNNNNNNNNNNNNNNNNNNNNNNNNNNNNNNNNNNNNNNNNNNNNNNNNNNNNNNNNNNNNNNNNNNNNNNNNNNNNNNNNNNNNNNNNNNNNNNNNNNNNNNNNNNNNNNNNNNNNNNNNNNNNNNNNNNNNNNNNNNNNNNNNNNNNNNNNNNNNNNNNNNNNNNNNNNNNNNNNNNNNNNNNNNNNNNNNNNNNNNNNNNNNNNNNNNNNNNNNNNNNNNNNNNNNNNNNNNNNNNNNNNNNNNNNNNNNNNNNNNNNNNNNNNNNNNNNNNNNNNNNNNNNNNNNNNNNNNNNNNNNNNNNNNNNNNNNNNNNNNNNNNNNNNNNNNNNNNNNNNNNNNNNNNNNNNNNNNNNNNNNNNNNNNNNNNNNNNNNNNNNNNNNNNNNNNNNNNNNNNNNNNNNNNNNNNNNNNNNNNNNNNNNNNNNNNNNNNNNNNNNNNNNNNNNNNNNNNNNNNNNNNNNNNNNNNNNNNNNNNNNNNNNNNNNNNNNNNNNNNNNNNNNNNNNNNNNNNNNNNNNNNNNNNNNNNNNNNNNNNNNNNNNNNNNNNNNNNNNNNNNNNNNNNNNNNNNNNNNNNNNNNNNNNNNNNNNNNNNNNNNNNNNNNNNNNNNNNNNNNNNNNNNNNNNNNNNNNNNNNNNNNNNNNNNNNNNNNNNNNNNNNNNNNNNNNNNNNNNNNNNNNNNNNNNNNNNNNNNNNNNNNNNNNNNNNNNNNNNNNNNNNNNNNNNNNNNNNNNNNNNNNNNNNNNNNNNNNNNNNNNNNNNNNNNNNNNNNNNNNNNNNNNNNNNNNNNNNNNNNNNNNNNNNNNNNNNNNNNNNNNNNNNNNNNNNNNNNNNNNNNNNNNNNNNNNNNNNNNNNNNNNNNNNNNNNNNNNNNGGTTGCACCTGCGCCCCCCTTGCACACGGCGCCCGTCGCCCGCTGCGCCCGCTCGGGCGCACACCCGCACCCGAGcgcccgaacccgataggcccctatgggcctatgacatatgggccccgcccatAGAATGTGttttagaaaaaaaatgaaaaaaattaataattaaaataaaataaaaataaataaataaaaataatatcattaattaattaagataattaatttacttaattaatcctgttaattaatctaattaagcctaattaattaatctaatcacttaaATTAAAATtaactaatcatgtttagttaactaagtcaatgaccagtgggacccacacgtcagcgacccagtcaacacttctgttgactgttgatgtcatgatgacgtcagcaaacactgttctagataatgttgtattaaattaattaaataaatgctaaaattaatttaaatcttttaaaattcatataaaataaaccgtagctcggatgaaaatactttctacatgaaagttgctcggaacgacgagacgaatccggatacgcagcccgttcgttcgccacacatccctaacatatcgaactcgcaactttccccctccgtttcatctgtccgaaaatgcgtaacatcgggaatactttcccggatgttcccccccttcgccggtaccacctactgccgcgttaggacacacctagcaccgctcattgtcatgtcacgcatcgtcatgcttatgtttgcaattgtatttactgtttcttccccctcttctctccggtagactacgagaccgacgctgctgctgcccagttcgactacggagttgacgacccctccaacttgccagagcaaccaggcaagccccccccttgatcaccagatatcgcccactctactctctactgcttgcattagagtagtgtagcatgttaatgCTTTCGGTTAATCTTATTCGATTGCATAGCCTGTCcctgttgctacagttgttacccttacctgctatcctactgcttagtataggatgctagtgttccatcagtggccctacactcttgtccgtctgccatgctatactactgggccgtgatcacttcgggaggtgatcacgggtatatgctatatactttatatacatgacacatgtggtgactgaagtcgggtcggctcgttgagtatccgcaagtgattctgatgagggggctgaaaggacaggtggctccatcccggtagaggtgggcctgggttcctgacggcccccgactgttactttatggcggagcgacagggcaggttgagaccacctaggagagaggtgggcctggccctggtcggcgttcgcggatacttaacacgcttaacgagatcttggtatttgatctgagtctggccatttggtctatacgcactaaccaactacgcgggaacagttatgggcactcggcgtcgtggtatcagccgaagctcttcttgacgtcagcgacggagcggcgcgcgccggattggactggaacgcctgctaggctaggtctgcttccggccgcgtacgcaacgtgcaggtgtgcaatgggcgatgggcccagacccctgcgtgcataggatttagaccggcgtgttgacctctttgttgagcctaggtggggctgcgacgtgttgatcttccgaggccgagcatgacccagaaaagtgtgtccggccaaatgggatcgagcgtgttgggttatgtggtgcacccctgcaggaaagtttatct
This DNA window, taken from Triticum aestivum cultivar Chinese Spring chromosome 1D, IWGSC CS RefSeq v2.1, whole genome shotgun sequence, encodes the following:
- the LOC100415888 gene encoding ubiquitin domain-containing protein DSK2a, coding for MGGAGDGEGAGSESPPSGARATLNIRCANGAKFTLQADLGETVGAFKEVVAGSCDVPAPQQRLIYKGRILKDEQTLESYGVETDHTIHLVRGVAQPAASGAPAAASPQASTTPTSGPAGGLGGLFPGLGATGAASGRPAGLFGAGLPELDQMQQQLSQNPNLMREIMNMPMMQSLMNNPDLIRNMIMNNPQMRDIIDRNPDLAHVLNDPSVLRQTLEAARNPEIMREMMRNTDRAMSNIEASPEGFNMLRRMYETVQEPFLNATTMGGGGEGTPASNPFAALLGNQGPNQAGNAPTTGPESTTGTPVPNTNPLPNPWSNNAGGAQGTTRSGPAASPRAGATGGPGGLGSADLSSLLGGLGGNARTGAAGGLGGLGSADLGSMLGGPPDAALLSQMLQNPAMMQMMQNIMSDPQSMNQLLSMNPNARSLMESNTQLRDMFQNPEFLRQMASPEALQQLLSFQQTLSSQLGQNQPSQAGNLGGNGTGTRGNVGLDTLMGMLSGLGAGGGLGVPNASNVPPEELYATQLGQLQEMGFFDTAENIRALMATSGNVHAAVERLLGNFGQ